A part of Campylobacter concisus genomic DNA contains:
- a CDS encoding DNA methyltransferase: protein MKEKIYNALSNIVDPEVGFDIVSLGLIYDASCDENGKAKVTMTLSTKSCPLHEMILGWVETAVLDIEGVKECEIDLVWEPEWNIQMASDFVKAQLGV, encoded by the coding sequence ATGAAAGAAAAAATTTATAACGCACTGTCAAATATCGTTGATCCAGAAGTTGGCTTTGATATCGTTTCGCTCGGACTTATATACGATGCGAGCTGCGATGAAAATGGCAAAGCAAAGGTTACTATGACGCTTTCAACCAAATCTTGCCCGCTACATGAAATGATACTTGGCTGGGTAGAAACCGCCGTGCTTGATATAGAAGGTGTCAAAGAGTGTGAGATCGACCTTGTATGGGAGCCTGAGTGGAATATACAAATGGCAAGCGATTTTGTAAAAGCACAACTTGGAGTTTAA
- a CDS encoding cell division protein FtsZ codes for MSSFTVEENKSIYGAKIKVVGVGGGGGNMVNHIIRVNPNLNIDLIVANTDAKALENSLAHTKIQLGEKTTKGLGAGMRPEIGKAAAEESYDEVKSALETSDIVFIGTGLGGGTGTGAAPVVAQAAKDIGALTVAVVTMPFMFEGKKRRKLADCGLEELRKESDSIVVIPNDKLLTLIDKNAGIKESFEMVDEVLARAVNGMSTIVLDSGKSDINLDFADVRTIMSHRGLALMGVGEASGEDAAQEAIKNAIQSPLLDNMTINGAFGILVHFRISPSCPLADINNAMSIIHEAADEDAEIIFGTTTDDKIEDNKVEVTIIATGFQSSQKETEKKDEVQTSNANDIIKKERILRLKKVSGGYDEDYMSQLDVPSFMRHQMD; via the coding sequence ATGAGTAGCTTCACAGTAGAAGAAAATAAAAGCATCTATGGTGCAAAGATAAAGGTCGTAGGTGTAGGTGGAGGTGGTGGCAATATGGTCAACCATATAATAAGAGTTAATCCAAATTTAAATATAGATCTTATTGTTGCTAATACAGATGCTAAGGCTCTTGAAAATTCTCTTGCACATACGAAAATTCAACTAGGCGAGAAAACAACAAAAGGTCTAGGTGCAGGTATGAGACCTGAAATAGGAAAAGCTGCTGCTGAAGAAAGCTACGATGAAGTAAAAAGTGCACTTGAGACGTCAGATATAGTTTTCATTGGTACAGGACTTGGTGGTGGAACTGGTACAGGCGCAGCTCCAGTAGTTGCTCAAGCTGCAAAAGATATTGGTGCACTAACAGTTGCAGTTGTTACTATGCCTTTTATGTTTGAAGGAAAAAAACGTAGAAAACTGGCTGATTGTGGCCTTGAAGAACTTAGAAAAGAAAGCGATTCTATTGTTGTCATTCCAAACGATAAGCTCTTAACACTAATTGATAAAAATGCTGGCATAAAAGAAAGCTTTGAAATGGTCGATGAAGTACTTGCAAGAGCCGTTAATGGCATGAGTACGATCGTGCTTGATTCAGGAAAAAGCGACATAAATCTAGACTTTGCTGATGTTAGAACGATTATGAGCCATAGAGGACTAGCTTTAATGGGTGTTGGCGAAGCAAGTGGCGAAGATGCAGCACAAGAAGCTATAAAAAATGCTATACAATCACCACTTCTTGATAATATGACAATAAATGGCGCATTTGGTATTTTAGTTCATTTTAGAATAAGCCCTAGTTGCCCACTAGCTGATATCAATAATGCGATGAGCATTATTCATGAGGCAGCAGATGAAGATGCTGAAATTATATTTGGTACAACAACTGATGACAAAATAGAAGACAATAAAGTTGAAGTTACAATAATAGCCACAGGTTTTCAAAGCTCACAAAAAGAAACTGAAAAAAAAGATGAAGTACAAACTTCTAATGCAAACGATATCATAAAAAAAGAGCGTATATTAAGACTTAAAAAAGTTAGTGGTGGATATGACGAAGACTATATGTCACAGCTTGATGTGCCATCATTTATGCGCCATCAAATGGACTAA
- a CDS encoding cell division protein FtsA, which yields MSTKILGIDIGSFQICAVIAQHDENGIKIIGIGTEKTQGIRKGVITNIEQAAKSIKNALIEAQRVAGTRYEKVIVSISGAYTKSVDSSGVVNIPNHEIGIKEIERAMQMADHTADIPHEYEKLHVLPYNFKVDGQEHIEDPIGMNGSRLEVQTHIVTVQKSSISNLRKAVNLAGVQLDNIVLSGYASAIATLTKDEKELGAALVDMGGATCNLVVHSGNSIRYNEFLPVGSANITNDLSMALHTPLPKAEEIKLGYGALINKSVDLIELPILGDETKSHEVSLDIISNVIYARAEETLMVLAKMLEDSGYKDSIGAGIILTGGMTKLEGIRDLASAIFDKMPVRIAKPKEMDGLFEILRDPANSCAIGLCLYGAGNFSPYEIDSEKKMRYQGEIASKPKANFRNVFVEEENIQNFGQEVQDPNEKEDSFSDKDFELEIANKSKNKEELANIADISKQEKKPNAFAKFWYSITQLF from the coding sequence TTGAGTACAAAAATTTTAGGTATAGATATCGGCTCTTTTCAGATTTGTGCAGTAATAGCACAACACGATGAAAATGGCATTAAGATAATTGGAATTGGAACTGAAAAAACACAAGGAATAAGAAAAGGTGTTATAACCAATATTGAGCAAGCTGCAAAGTCAATAAAAAATGCATTGATAGAAGCACAAAGAGTTGCAGGAACACGCTATGAAAAAGTCATAGTTTCTATTTCTGGTGCGTATACAAAAAGCGTTGACAGTAGTGGTGTAGTGAATATACCAAATCATGAAATAGGTATAAAAGAGATCGAGCGTGCTATGCAAATGGCCGATCATACAGCTGATATACCTCATGAATATGAAAAATTACATGTTCTTCCTTACAATTTTAAAGTAGATGGACAAGAACATATTGAAGATCCAATAGGTATGAATGGTAGCAGGCTAGAAGTTCAAACACATATTGTTACAGTACAAAAGTCATCTATTAGCAACCTAAGAAAAGCCGTAAATTTAGCAGGTGTTCAACTAGATAACATAGTCCTTTCAGGATATGCTTCTGCGATAGCAACATTAACAAAAGATGAGAAAGAGCTTGGTGCTGCACTTGTTGATATGGGTGGTGCTACTTGTAATCTTGTAGTGCATTCTGGAAATTCTATAAGATACAATGAATTTTTACCTGTTGGCTCAGCAAACATTACAAATGATCTTTCTATGGCTCTGCATACACCTCTTCCAAAGGCAGAAGAGATAAAATTAGGTTATGGTGCTTTAATAAATAAGTCAGTTGATCTAATAGAGCTTCCGATCCTTGGAGATGAAACAAAAAGTCATGAAGTTTCACTAGATATAATATCAAATGTTATATATGCCAGAGCAGAAGAAACCCTTATGGTACTTGCTAAAATGCTAGAAGATAGTGGTTATAAAGATAGCATTGGTGCTGGAATAATACTTACTGGCGGTATGACTAAGTTAGAAGGTATTAGAGATCTTGCATCTGCGATATTTGACAAAATGCCAGTTCGTATAGCAAAACCAAAAGAAATGGATGGATTATTTGAAATTTTAAGAGATCCAGCAAATTCTTGTGCTATAGGGCTTTGTTTGTATGGTGCTGGCAACTTTAGCCCATACGAAATTGATTCTGAGAAAAAAATGAGATACCAAGGGGAAATAGCCTCAAAACCGAAAGCAAATTTTAGAAATGTTTTTGTAGAAGAAGAAAACATACAAAATTTTGGACAAGAGGTGCAGGATCCAAATGAAAAAGAGGATAGTTTTTCTGATAAAGATTTTGAATTAGAGATAGCAAATAAATCAAAAAATAAAGAAGAGCTTGCCAATATTGCAGATATTAGTAAACAAGAAAAAAAGCCAAATGCTTTTGCAAAATTTTGGTATAGTATTACACAATTATTTTAA
- a CDS encoding peptidylprolyl isomerase — translation MLSWMQKHKKYLVVTIWVSTIAFVGAGFVGWGAYDLNSNRATSVAKVGHRNISIQELQQKYDSLYQYYNNLFDGKLTQEKANELGLQNAALQATIQENLLLNFADDIGLSVSKDDILKYIIVDPTFQKDGAFDKNLYYDILRRARINPTDFEENLKLTILLDKLRTILNLPASKEDIAMMEASFFMQDKLAIQIINANQSDIKIDEKELKDLWETNKNNYMTKTIYGLETYFIESNKNDVNQTTLSDYYNENKERYKGSDDKIKSFDEVKTEVIKDYNIEKSKTDALKKYTSIKKAELATNEFISINEDNATFSLDEIKGAKVGEVIKPFTYKDGYLIVRIKNITPPQPMSFEQARAMVLEIYKDKKKKENLTAMAKESLQNFKGTDIGFISRDINSSISGLNESETRAFVSQLFETNNKKDYVILEDKAVIYDILEQRLLVDNMDNNYKQITQQNVTMLKNNELIKDLTNKLKKYYEIKEYIKR, via the coding sequence ATGTTGTCTTGGATGCAAAAACATAAAAAATACCTTGTTGTTACCATTTGGGTAAGTACAATAGCCTTTGTTGGAGCAGGCTTTGTAGGCTGGGGAGCATATGATTTAAACAGCAATCGAGCCACTTCGGTAGCAAAAGTAGGACACAGAAATATAAGCATTCAAGAACTACAACAAAAATACGATAGTTTGTATCAATACTACAATAACCTTTTTGATGGTAAATTAACGCAAGAAAAGGCTAATGAGTTAGGATTACAAAATGCTGCACTTCAGGCCACAATTCAAGAGAATTTACTATTAAATTTTGCAGACGATATAGGTCTTAGTGTTAGCAAAGATGATATTTTAAAATATATAATCGTTGATCCAACATTTCAAAAAGATGGTGCTTTTGATAAAAATTTATACTATGATATTTTAAGAAGGGCCAGAATAAATCCAACCGATTTTGAAGAAAATTTAAAACTAACAATACTACTTGATAAACTTAGAACTATTTTAAATTTACCAGCCAGTAAAGAAGACATTGCAATGATGGAAGCAAGCTTTTTTATGCAAGACAAATTAGCAATACAAATAATAAATGCTAATCAAAGTGATATAAAAATAGATGAAAAAGAGCTAAAGGATCTTTGGGAAACAAATAAAAACAACTATATGACAAAGACTATATACGGTCTAGAAACATACTTTATAGAGTCAAATAAAAATGATGTAAATCAAACTACTTTAAGTGACTACTACAACGAAAATAAGGAGAGATATAAAGGCTCTGATGACAAAATCAAATCATTTGATGAAGTAAAGACTGAAGTTATTAAAGACTACAATATTGAGAAAAGTAAGACTGATGCTTTAAAAAAATATACCTCTATCAAAAAAGCCGAGCTTGCAACAAATGAATTTATTAGTATAAATGAAGATAATGCAACATTCTCACTTGATGAAATAAAAGGGGCAAAAGTTGGTGAGGTTATAAAACCATTTACATATAAAGATGGATATTTGATAGTTAGAATAAAAAACATAACTCCTCCACAACCTATGAGTTTTGAACAAGCAAGAGCTATGGTACTTGAAATTTACAAAGATAAAAAGAAAAAAGAAAACTTGACGGCTATGGCAAAAGAGTCTTTACAAAATTTCAAAGGAACTGATATAGGCTTTATCAGTAGAGATATAAATAGCTCTATCTCAGGACTAAATGAAAGTGAAACTAGAGCTTTTGTATCTCAACTTTTTGAAACTAACAATAAAAAAGATTATGTTATATTAGAAGATAAGGCCGTTATATACGATATTTTGGAACAAAGGTTGCTTGTAGATAATATGGATAATAACTATAAGCAAATAACACAGCAAAACGTTACAATGCTTAAAAATAATGAGTTAATAAAAGATTTAACAAACAAACTAAAAAAATACTATGAAATTAAAGAATATATCAAAAGGTAA
- a CDS encoding 16S rRNA (cytosine(1402)-N(4))-methyltransferase, whose protein sequence is MQSPHISVLLDEVLSFFKNLNGNFIDCTLGYAGHSSAILSQNENLNLIACDRDNEAINFSLKKLEPFGSRVKIYKSNFSELISKLSSDKISNVRGILADIGVSSLQIDKDDRGFSIGSSTLDMRMDKERGFSAYDVVNGYSFDELVRIFRDYGELKNATGVANKIINARNLGKITSAKELANIIGTAQIKGRGVSPAILAFQAIRIEVNGELDELTNLLDSIEKGGFKDCLVAIITFHSLEDRIVKERFKKWANSCICPPGIYRCECGNNHELGEILTKKPLTASSSELKINSRSKSAKLRVFKIKG, encoded by the coding sequence TTGCAAAGTCCACATATTAGTGTTTTACTCGATGAAGTTCTATCTTTTTTTAAAAATTTAAATGGAAATTTTATAGATTGTACGCTTGGATATGCTGGGCATTCTAGTGCCATTTTATCTCAAAATGAAAATTTAAATTTAATTGCCTGTGATAGAGATAACGAAGCTATAAATTTTTCACTAAAAAAACTTGAGCCATTTGGTAGCAGAGTGAAAATTTATAAGAGCAATTTTTCTGAGCTCATTAGCAAACTTAGTAGCGATAAAATTTCAAATGTTAGAGGGATTTTAGCTGACATTGGTGTTAGCTCTTTACAAATAGATAAAGATGATAGGGGCTTTAGCATTGGCTCAAGCACGCTTGATATGCGCATGGATAAAGAGCGAGGATTTAGCGCCTATGACGTGGTAAATGGCTACTCATTTGATGAGTTAGTTAGGATTTTTAGGGATTATGGCGAGCTAAAAAACGCTACTGGGGTCGCAAATAAGATAATAAATGCTAGAAATTTAGGCAAGATAACAAGCGCAAAAGAGCTTGCAAATATAATAGGCACAGCCCAGATAAAAGGGCGCGGTGTTAGCCCTGCGATACTGGCTTTTCAGGCGATCAGAATAGAGGTAAATGGCGAGCTAGATGAGCTAACAAATTTGCTTGATAGTATAGAAAAGGGCGGTTTTAAAGATTGCTTGGTGGCGATCATAACATTTCACTCACTTGAAGATAGGATCGTAAAAGAGCGCTTCAAAAAGTGGGCAAACAGCTGTATCTGCCCGCCAGGCATCTACCGATGTGAGTGTGGAAATAACCACGAGCTGGGCGAAATTTTAACCAAAAAGCCACTAACAGCAAGTAGCAGTGAGCTAAAGATAAACTCGCGAAGTAAGAGCGCAAAACTGCGGGTTTTTAAGATAAAAGGATAA
- a CDS encoding D-amino acid aminotransferase, which yields MADQALQTVFLNGEFLQKDEAKVSAFDRGFIFGDGIYEVVPVINSKMVDKDGFWARFERSLNEIDISLPYEKEKFEAILNEIISKNALKEGGIYMQVTRGVAFRNFYFIENLTPSVFIFCYQSEILNNPAAKTGIKVVSVEDIRWKRRDIKSISLLAQCYAKNEAHKKGADEGFMVENGFVTEGCSSSAFIIKDKTLITKPLSNEILPGIRRMRLLKIAKDIGLKIEERKFSMDEVYSADEVFISAATLILLPVVYADGKAINGAKVGEISSKLREIYAGELLKEAGL from the coding sequence ATGGCAGATCAAGCTTTGCAAACCGTCTTTTTAAACGGAGAATTTTTGCAAAAAGATGAAGCAAAAGTTAGTGCTTTTGATAGAGGATTTATATTTGGTGATGGAATTTATGAGGTTGTGCCTGTGATAAATTCAAAAATGGTTGATAAAGATGGATTTTGGGCGAGATTTGAAAGAAGCTTAAATGAAATAGATATAAGTTTGCCCTACGAAAAGGAAAAATTTGAAGCGATCTTAAACGAGATAATCTCCAAGAATGCCTTAAAAGAGGGCGGAATTTACATGCAAGTAACAAGAGGCGTGGCGTTTAGAAATTTCTATTTCATAGAAAATTTAACACCAAGTGTCTTTATTTTCTGTTACCAGAGTGAAATTTTAAACAATCCTGCTGCAAAAACTGGCATAAAAGTCGTGAGTGTCGAGGATATCAGATGGAAAAGGCGTGACATCAAGTCTATCTCACTTCTGGCTCAGTGCTACGCTAAAAATGAAGCTCACAAAAAAGGTGCAGATGAGGGCTTTATGGTGGAAAATGGCTTTGTCACAGAGGGTTGCAGCTCAAGTGCTTTTATCATCAAGGATAAAACTTTAATCACAAAACCACTTTCAAATGAAATTTTACCAGGCATTCGTCGCATGAGACTTTTAAAGATTGCTAAAGATATTGGCCTTAAGATAGAGGAGCGAAAATTTAGCATGGATGAAGTTTATAGTGCTGATGAAGTCTTTATCTCGGCTGCGACGCTCATACTCTTACCAGTTGTTTATGCTGATGGCAAGGCGATAAACGGTGCAAAAGTAGGAGAAATTTCAAGCAAACTTCGTGAAATTTATGCTGGTGAACTTTTAAAAGAAGCCGGGCTTTGA
- a CDS encoding purine-nucleoside phosphorylase: protein MREKILISACLVGINCKFNGENNLLDRAILDEISKRYHLLFVCPEVYGGLSTPREPAEMKNGVVVCKFSGKDVSENFKNGAEICLKIAKLNGCKKAILKSKSPSCGSGQIYDGSFSKRLILGDGITAKLLKENEILVYSEDEIVGFDV, encoded by the coding sequence TTGAGAGAAAAAATCTTAATAAGTGCTTGCCTAGTCGGCATAAATTGTAAATTTAACGGCGAAAATAATCTCTTGGATAGAGCCATTTTAGATGAAATCTCAAAGAGATATCATCTGCTTTTTGTTTGTCCTGAAGTTTACGGTGGACTTAGCACGCCGAGGGAACCGGCTGAGATGAAAAATGGTGTGGTTGTTTGTAAATTTTCAGGCAAAGATGTGAGTGAAAATTTCAAAAATGGAGCAGAAATTTGCCTAAAGATAGCCAAACTAAATGGCTGCAAAAAGGCTATTTTAAAATCAAAAAGTCCAAGTTGTGGAAGTGGGCAAATTTATGACGGAAGCTTTAGTAAGAGGCTTATTTTAGGCGATGGCATCACAGCAAAACTGCTAAAAGAAAATGAAATTTTAGTTTACAGCGAAGATGAGATAGTAGGGTTTGATGTTTGA
- a CDS encoding chemotaxis protein, with translation MFDRLKDNIILEVIFKYIILLLLFICVIGLFMSGALFLNGEMSANSLNLHIFFGFSLVVLTIVHSYVKKKKLKKLSLEFKNILNHKPVQMDCNTTRFLNALNDVRVGYLSKKFGSDIVEILRSNDIKVKSENETMKQICKNNDEKMFYIFVLIVEAIFKDKE, from the coding sequence ATGTTTGATAGGCTAAAAGACAACATTATACTTGAGGTGATTTTTAAGTACATCATCTTGTTGTTGCTTTTTATCTGTGTGATCGGTCTTTTTATGAGCGGCGCTCTTTTCTTAAATGGGGAGATGAGTGCAAATTCGCTAAATTTGCACATTTTCTTTGGCTTTAGTTTGGTTGTCTTGACGATTGTTCATAGTTATGTTAAGAAGAAAAAGTTAAAGAAGCTAAGCCTTGAGTTTAAAAATATTTTAAATCACAAGCCAGTGCAGATGGATTGTAACACTACTAGATTTTTAAACGCTCTAAATGATGTAAGAGTGGGCTATCTTTCGAAGAAATTTGGCTCTGATATTGTAGAAATTTTAAGATCAAATGACATAAAAGTAAAAAGTGAGAATGAGACGATGAAGCAAATTTGTAAAAACAACGATGAAAAGATGTTTTATATTTTTGTTTTGATTGTCGAAGCTATTTTTAAGGATAAGGAATAA
- a CDS encoding glycoside hydrolase, with product MFLGCSQTQPKPSVQNSLPDENVYKPNERISLLDFEIKQDASSLPQNMQSASFDQEEILKRRFKVFTLKGVKFNPNDVFWAFNIYKPSEKRKYFGSNFRQIPQSWFDAQKDNANFSALSSISAYALTSANTALRNFPTDEPIFLNPQTPGEGYPFDYLQESTLSIAHPLFVSHLSKDRAWAFVSDDAVWGWVKVEDIKFISDDEANAYQKSSFVTIKTDKMPVYDKAGNFLFYSRVGAILPVLAQDSKNYYGKIYVRNLLREFVLPKSVGALFPLKFNDSNLKTLISSLLTQPYGWGGVDKLRDCSLFTKDLLASFGVWLPRNSKAQANMGQKFDLKGLSNAAKTKEIKEKGVPYLTLVHLPGHIMLYAGYKGDDIYVVHDAWGLKTENNGRALIGATAVTTLNIGQNRSDIQNSNLLISKVDSINVIKPENVISDKARKISALQRAYDVKVEDNLVKFSDGTIFVYDDFKQKDDECSIDADIEDMNALDYAAFSPLSTALSDAGRCRNYEFLGKIYGSSESEVKANLVDVVWLKDSLALKLPFNSKNGAAAALQDVSNELNDMVKSDASLLEYLKNPGGTFKWRVIAGTNRLSPHSYGIAIDINVKKSHYWQWSNGYQNLIPEKIVRVFEKHKFIWGGRWKHFDTMHFEYRPEMFE from the coding sequence TTGTTTTTGGGATGTTCGCAGACCCAGCCAAAGCCAAGTGTGCAAAATTCTTTACCAGATGAAAATGTATATAAGCCAAATGAACGCATTAGTTTGCTTGATTTTGAAATTAAGCAAGATGCCTCGTCGCTACCGCAAAATATGCAAAGTGCAAGCTTTGACCAAGAAGAAATTTTAAAAAGAAGGTTTAAGGTTTTTACATTAAAGGGTGTAAAATTTAATCCAAACGATGTCTTTTGGGCATTTAATATATATAAGCCAAGCGAAAAGAGAAAGTATTTTGGCTCAAATTTTAGACAGATACCTCAAAGCTGGTTTGACGCACAAAAGGACAATGCAAATTTTTCAGCTCTTTCAAGCATCTCTGCTTATGCTCTAACTTCGGCAAACACAGCTTTGAGAAATTTTCCAACCGATGAGCCGATATTTTTAAATCCGCAAACTCCAGGCGAGGGCTATCCGTTTGATTATTTGCAAGAATCAACCCTAAGCATCGCTCATCCACTTTTTGTCTCACACCTTTCTAAAGATAGGGCATGGGCGTTTGTTAGCGATGATGCGGTTTGGGGCTGGGTAAAGGTCGAGGATATCAAATTTATAAGCGACGATGAGGCAAATGCCTATCAAAAGTCAAGTTTTGTAACTATAAAAACGGACAAGATGCCAGTTTATGATAAGGCTGGAAATTTTTTATTTTATTCAAGAGTCGGAGCGATACTGCCTGTTTTGGCACAGGATAGTAAAAACTACTACGGTAAAATTTATGTAAGAAATCTCTTGAGAGAATTTGTGTTGCCAAAGTCTGTTGGCGCTCTTTTTCCTCTTAAATTTAATGACTCAAATCTAAAAACACTTATTAGCTCCCTTCTTACTCAGCCTTATGGTTGGGGTGGGGTTGATAAGCTAAGGGATTGCTCGCTTTTTACGAAAGATCTGCTAGCTAGCTTTGGTGTGTGGCTACCTAGAAACTCAAAAGCTCAAGCAAATATGGGGCAAAAATTTGATCTAAAAGGACTTAGTAACGCTGCAAAAACAAAAGAGATAAAAGAAAAAGGTGTGCCATATCTTACACTCGTGCATCTGCCAGGGCATATCATGCTTTATGCTGGGTACAAGGGCGATGATATCTACGTGGTACATGATGCTTGGGGACTAAAAACTGAAAATAACGGCAGAGCGTTAATCGGTGCTACGGCAGTAACTACGCTAAACATTGGACAAAACAGAAGCGATATACAAAACTCAAATTTGCTCATTTCAAAGGTTGATTCTATAAATGTGATAAAGCCCGAAAATGTAATAAGCGATAAAGCTAGAAAAATTTCAGCTTTACAAAGGGCTTATGATGTTAAGGTTGAGGATAATTTAGTCAAATTTAGTGATGGAACAATATTTGTCTATGATGACTTTAAGCAAAAAGACGATGAGTGTAGTATTGATGCTGATATAGAGGATATGAATGCGCTTGATTACGCTGCATTTTCGCCACTTAGCACCGCACTAAGCGATGCTGGCAGATGTAGAAATTATGAATTTTTAGGCAAAATTTATGGCTCAAGCGAGAGCGAGGTAAAAGCAAATTTGGTAGATGTTGTTTGGCTAAAAGATAGCCTTGCGCTAAAACTACCATTTAACTCTAAAAATGGAGCCGCAGCTGCTTTGCAAGACGTAAGCAATGAGCTAAACGATATGGTAAAAAGCGATGCTAGTTTGCTTGAATATTTAAAAAATCCAGGTGGAACATTTAAGTGGCGAGTAATCGCTGGCACAAACCGCTTGAGCCCGCACAGCTACGGTATTGCGATCGATATAAATGTGAAAAAGAGCCACTATTGGCAGTGGAGCAATGGCTACCAAAATCTCATCCCTGAAAAGATAGTGCGTGTTTTTGAAAAACATAAATTTATCTGGGGTGGACGCTGGAAGCACTTTGATACGATGCACTTTGAGTATCGCCCAGAGATGTTTGAGTAG
- a CDS encoding AAA family ATPase: MLEQILEILSRSNVFLTGGGGVGKSYLTASVIRHYKENFKNVIILGSTGISAVSLGGVSLHSFFKFGYCKDYEELRRFDYHQKDKLSKLRNMLDACDLLVIDEISMVSSGLMEMIRYRLLTSKFKGRVLIVGDFYQLPPVQKEQNENRLFNFLYAFNSSAWEDMKFTNVELLISKRTNDLKFYEILSRLRVGELDDEIINYIESLRVSKIEPDDDTSVLFGRNAEAEMLNQKRLSELDTPLEISNSDVSILDENLDKKEFEKWANTLNISRDLEMKIGAKIIFTSNKWGEYYNGEQGKIMQILKENGIISSVIVKKDSGEICEIEKAAYIFSSLNLNEDEIEENVQASLYQFPFKLAYALTIHKSQGMSINSLICNINHIFAKGQLYVALSRAVSPKNLKLFYDKKSDFRQHLRKVVKIDDEVKKFYQENVFLHIKENL; the protein is encoded by the coding sequence ATGCTAGAACAAATTTTAGAAATTTTATCTCGCTCAAACGTCTTTTTAACTGGTGGTGGAGGCGTTGGCAAGAGTTATCTAACGGCCTCTGTCATCAGGCATTACAAAGAAAATTTTAAAAACGTCATCATTCTTGGCTCAACTGGCATAAGTGCCGTTAGCCTTGGAGGAGTTAGTTTGCATAGCTTTTTTAAATTTGGCTACTGCAAGGACTACGAGGAGCTAAGGCGCTTTGACTATCATCAAAAAGACAAACTAAGCAAGCTAAGAAATATGCTAGATGCTTGTGATCTGCTTGTAATTGATGAAATTTCAATGGTGAGCTCAGGTTTAATGGAGATGATAAGATATCGCCTGCTCACCTCTAAATTTAAAGGCAGGGTGCTTATAGTGGGTGATTTTTATCAGCTTCCGCCAGTGCAAAAGGAGCAAAACGAAAATAGGCTTTTTAATTTTTTATACGCTTTTAACTCCAGTGCGTGGGAGGATATGAAATTTACAAATGTCGAACTTCTCATCTCAAAACGCACAAATGATCTTAAATTTTATGAGATTCTCTCTAGGCTGCGAGTAGGCGAGCTAGATGATGAGATAATTAACTATATAGAGAGTTTAAGAGTGTCCAAGATAGAGCCAGATGATGATACGAGTGTGCTTTTTGGTAGAAATGCCGAGGCTGAAATGCTAAATCAAAAAAGGCTTTCAGAACTTGACACGCCACTTGAAATTTCAAACTCAGATGTAAGCATTTTGGATGAAAATTTAGATAAAAAAGAGTTTGAAAAATGGGCAAATACACTAAATATCTCAAGAGATTTGGAGATGAAGATCGGTGCCAAGATCATCTTTACGTCAAATAAATGGGGCGAATATTACAACGGAGAGCAAGGCAAGATCATGCAAATTTTAAAAGAAAATGGCATCATCTCAAGCGTGATAGTTAAAAAAGATAGCGGCGAAATTTGTGAGATAGAAAAAGCCGCTTATATATTTAGTTCGCTAAATTTAAACGAAGATGAGATCGAAGAAAATGTACAGGCATCGCTCTATCAGTTTCCATTTAAGCTTGCTTACGCCCTAACCATCCACAAATCTCAAGGAATGAGCATAAACTCGCTCATTTGCAATATCAACCATATTTTTGCCAAAGGACAACTCTACGTCGCACTTTCTCGTGCAGTAAGTCCTAAAAATTTAAAACTTTTTTATGATAAAAAAAGTGATTTTAGGCAGCATTTAAGAAAAGTGGTTAAAATTGATGACGAAGTTAAGAAATTTTACCAAGAAAACGTATTTTTGCATATTAAGGAGAATTTATGA